In Populus alba chromosome 1, ASM523922v2, whole genome shotgun sequence, a single window of DNA contains:
- the LOC118055545 gene encoding uncharacterized protein isoform X2, with protein MGEGANQAEQQTQIETTPETADALLEAARYDDIEDIASLASSGASLDSKDSLGRTALHMAAANGHLDIVEYLISQGVDLNSANKEKNTALHWACLNGHIEVVKNLILAGSSLGFLNSHERTPMDEAVTREKMDVIDAINAAVAQLELAGVAVS; from the exons ATGGGAGAGGGAGCAAACCAGGCAGAGCAGCAAACCCAAATAGAAACAACACCGGAGACTGCTGATGCTTTACTTGAG gcTGCTAGATATGATGATATTGAGGATATTGCAAGTTTAGCATCTTCTGGGGCTTCTCTTGATTCTAAAGATTCGCTGGGCAGAACAG CACTCCATATGGCGGCAGCCAATGGACATCTTGACATTGTGGAGTATCTTATCAGTCAGGGAGTG GATCTCAATTCTGCCAATAAGGAGAAAAATACAGCTCTTCACTGGGCTTGCCTCAATGGTCATATTGAG GTGGTTAAGAATTTGATTCTGGCAGGATCGAGTTTAGGCTTTCTAAACAG CCATGAACGGACCCCAATGGATGAAGCTGTTACTCGGGAAAAAATGGATGTTATTGATGCAATTAATGCAGCTGTGGCACAACTGGAACTTGCTGGTGTTGCAGTTTCCTAG
- the LOC118055545 gene encoding uncharacterized protein isoform X1: protein MGEGANQAEQQTQIETTPETADALLEAARYDDIEDIASLASSGASLDSKDSLGRTAALHMAAANGHLDIVEYLISQGVDLNSANKEKNTALHWACLNGHIEVVKNLILAGSSLGFLNSHERTPMDEAVTREKMDVIDAINAAVAQLELAGVAVS from the exons ATGGGAGAGGGAGCAAACCAGGCAGAGCAGCAAACCCAAATAGAAACAACACCGGAGACTGCTGATGCTTTACTTGAG gcTGCTAGATATGATGATATTGAGGATATTGCAAGTTTAGCATCTTCTGGGGCTTCTCTTGATTCTAAAGATTCGCTGGGCAGAACAG CAGCACTCCATATGGCGGCAGCCAATGGACATCTTGACATTGTGGAGTATCTTATCAGTCAGGGAGTG GATCTCAATTCTGCCAATAAGGAGAAAAATACAGCTCTTCACTGGGCTTGCCTCAATGGTCATATTGAG GTGGTTAAGAATTTGATTCTGGCAGGATCGAGTTTAGGCTTTCTAAACAG CCATGAACGGACCCCAATGGATGAAGCTGTTACTCGGGAAAAAATGGATGTTATTGATGCAATTAATGCAGCTGTGGCACAACTGGAACTTGCTGGTGTTGCAGTTTCCTAG